Part of the Solwaraspora sp. WMMA2065 genome is shown below.
ACCGCCCACCGGGCATTCTTCGGTGATCACCGGGTCCTTCCGATCACCACGACCACCGCCAGCGAGGACTTCGGCATCCTCGGCGCGGCCGCCGACGTGCCGTACGTGTACTGGTTCTTCGGCGGTATCGAGCCGCAGCGCTACCAGGCCGCCGCGGCGGCGGGGCGGATCGACGAGGACATCCCGCAGAACCACGCGGCCACCTTCGCCCCGGTGCTGCAGCCCAGTCTCACGATCGGGGTGCAGGCACTGGTCACCGCCGCGCTCGCCTGGCTGACACCGGCCCTGGTCGGGGCCGTCGGTGACGGGACGGCCGGTCGTGCCCAGCCGTGAGCCACCGGCCCGGCCGGGCCGGCACGTCGTGATCCTGCACCGCTGGCGGGGCCAGCACGCCCGGTACGCCGACTACCTGGACCACACGACGAACAAGGTCAGCTACGTGGTCGCCCCCCACGCGGTGTCGTCGGTGCCCACCGGGGCAGCGGAGGTGGTCGTGGTGCCGGCGACCGACGATCCGGCGGCGGTACGCGAGGCGGTGGCCGGCCTCACCGCCCGCCACGGCGTACCGGACCGGCTGGTCGCCCTCAACGAGGGTGACCTGGATTCCGCCGCGCTGCTGCGCGCCGAGTTCGACCTGCCCGGCGACCGACCGGAGCAGCTCGTCGGCTACCGGGACAAGCTGCTGATGGGGCAGCGGATGCAGCGGACGGGGATTCCGGTCCCGCCGTTCGCGGACGCTCCCGACCTGGCCGCGGTGCGCGCGTTCGCCGATCGGCACGGTTGGCCGGTGGTGGTCAAGCCACGTTTCGGCACGGCGAGTCGAGGGGTGCAACGCCTGGACGGGCCGGCGGCGTTGACCACACCGACCCCGATCGGCGAGGAACCCTATTTGGTGCAGCGGTTCGTCGCCGACCAGATCCTGCACATCGACGGGCTCTGGCAGGGCGACCGGCTCGGGGTCTGGCGGGCCTCCCGTTACCTGAACACCTGCGCGGCGTTCACCACCGGCGCCTATCTGGGGTCGGTCGAGATCGACGACCACCGGTTGCTGGCGGAGATCGAGCGGTTCACCACCGAGGTGTGTGCCGGGTTCTCCGACCGGCCGTGGGTGTTCCACCTCGAAGCGTTCGTCGCGACCAGGCCAGGTGGTCAGGTGACGCTGAGCTTCCTCGAGGCGGGTGCCCGGGTCGGTGGGGCCGAGATCCCCTTCGTGTGGCGCGAGGTGCACGGTGTCGATCTGATGGCCGCGGCGATGGACGTCCAGCTTGGTCGGGTGCCGGCGGTGCCGGTATCCGACCGCGGTGAGGTCGGCGGCTACCTGCTGCTGCCCACGCCGGTGCCGGCTCCGTGCCGGGTGACGGTCGCCGGATGGCAGGACGACCTGCCGGACGGTGCCCGGCCGTACGCCGAGGTGGTGCCCGGACCGGGCACCGTCATTCCGCGGATCGGCGGGTACGAGCACGTGGGCGCACGGTTCCGGTTCCGGGGCCCGTCCACCGGGGACGTCGAATCGGCGATCCGGACCGCTGCCACCGCGTACCAGCTCGCCTGCGTCGCCGTGGGCGACTGAGCGACCCCCGGATCCGAAGATCCGCAATCGAGCAGGAGGAACAGACACCGTGACGATTGACTCCCCGCGGCTGATCCTGGTTGGCAGCCGTCTCGCGGCGTACCGCGAGTACGCGCTCGCCTCGTTGGCCACGGCGTACGAGGTGGTGCTGATCGCCCCCGAGGCGCCCACCTGGCAGGCGAAGTACGTCAAGACGCACCGGATCGCGGACACCACGGACCGGGCCAAGCTGTTTCCGTCGGTCGCCGACCTGCGTGGCGAGGTGTCCGAGGCGGCGATCGTCACCTGGGACGAGTGGTCCCTGGTCCCGGTCGCGGAGGCGGCCAGTCGGCTGGGGATGCGACACATGTCGCCGACGGCTGCCCGCCGCTGCCGGGACAAGTACGCGGTCCGTGAGGCGATGTCCGCCGCCGGGCTGAGCGCGGTCCGGTACGGTCTCGCGCGCGACGCGGACGAGGCCCACGCGGTGGCCGAGTCGATCGGGTACCCGGTCGTGGTCAAGCCGCGGTCGTTGGGTGGCAGTTTCGGAGTGACGGTGGTGTCCGGCGCCGCCGGGCTGGCCACCGCGTACCAGCTGGCCACCACTAGCCGGCTGCCGGGTGTGCCCGGCGGTGACGGGGTGCTGGTCGAGGAGTACCTCAACGGCCCGGAGATCAGCGTGGAGAGCGTGGTCGTCGACGGCGACGCCCGGCCGGTGCTGGTGGCCCGGAAACGACTGGGTGCCCCGCCGTACTTCGAGGAGCTGGGTCATCTGGTGGACCGGTGGCGGGACGAACCGTGGGCGGCGGAGGTGGTGGAGCTGGTCCGGGCCGCACACCGGGCGGTCGGTGTCGACTGGGGGGTGACCCACACCGAGATCCGGCTGACCACACGCGGCGCCCGCCTGATCGAACTCAACGGCCGGCTCGCCGGCGACCTGATCCCCTACCTGGGGCAGCTGGCCTGTGGAGTGGATCTGGTCAGCGCTGCGGCGGAGATCGCCTTCGAGCGGATCCCGTCGCTGGTGACCACCGCCGACCGGGTGGCGGAGATCCGCTTCCTGCCGCCGGCACACGCCGGCACGGTCGAGCGGATCGAACTGCCCGACCCTCGGCGGATTCCGGACCTGGTCGCCGCGGTGGCGCTGGCCTCGCCCGGCGACCGGCTCGAACCGCCGCCGCGCACGCTGACCCCACGCACCGCCGCGTTCGTCGCCGTCGCCGACGACGAGTCGGCCTGTCGGCGGGCGTTGGACCACGCCGAGGCGGCGACCACCGTACGGCTGACCGCCGCGCTGGAGACCCGGCTCGGCGCGCACTGGGAGAACTCGGTCACCCGCCGGTTCCTCGACCACGAACGCGGCGAGGACCGGATGACCGTCGCGGGCGTACGCGGCGACGAGTGGTTCAGGTACGGCGCCGGCGGCGGCGAAGGGTTGAACCGTCCGGTGTTCCTCACCGCCGGCGAGGTACGCACGTTGGAGCGGGATCTGGCCGGTTTGTTCGAACTGGTGGCCGGACTACCCGACCGGTTGTTCGACGGCGACCTGCGGGAGTTCGCCCGGGCGGTCGGGATGTCCGAGGTGCAGACCCGACTGGTGCTGCGCGGTGCCGGGCCCCGACTGGCGCCACTGGCCCGCGCCGATCTCTACCGGCAGAGTGACGGCTTCCGACTGATGGAGCTCAACACCGGCAGCTCGCTGGGCGGCTGGCAGATGGGCATCTTCGGACGGGCGCTGGCGGCCGACGAACAGTTCGCCCGGTTCGTCGAGGCGGAAGGGTTGACGTTCCCGGACCCGCTGGCCGAGATCGTCCGGGTGCTGCGCGCGCAGGCCCCGCACCTGGACCGGATCGAACGGCCGTTGCTGGCGATCACCGACTGGCCGGAGGGCTTCGAGAAGACGAAGTGCTGGATGGACTTCGTCGTGCCGGGATTCGTCGAGCTCGGCTTCGACGCCGTGGTCTGTCATCTGGACCAGTTCCGGTACGCCGACGGCATGGTGCTGTTCGACGACCGCCGGGTGGACGTGGTGTACCGCATGTTCCTGCCGGGCGAGATGCCGGCCGAGCAGCGCACCTACGACCGGGTGGAGCCGCTGCTCGACGCCGCCGAACGGGGCACCGTCCAGCTGTTCGCCGCGCTGGACAGCGAACTGTACGGCAACAAGGGCAGCCTCGCGCTGCTCAGCGACGAGCGCAACCGCGACCGGTTCACCGCCGAGGAACTGGCCCTGGTCGACCGGCTCCTGCCGTGGACCAGGTTCGTCCGTGACGAGAAGGTCACCTGGCAGGACCAGACCGTCGATCTGGTGCCGCACATGCTGGCGAACAGGGACCACCTGGTGCTCAAGCCCACGTTGCTCTACGGGGGCGTGGGTGTCACACCGGGCTGGACGGTCTCCCAGGACGAGTGGGAGCGGCGGGTACGGGCGGCGGTCGACGAACCGTACGTGGTGCAGGACCGGGTCCTGCCGGTCACCGAGCGGTTCCGCGCCGACGACGGGGACGGGTTCCAGCTGATGGCGGTCGCCTACGGGGTGATGCTGATCGGTTCCCGGTACGCGGGCACGCTCGCCCGCGCGGTGCCCGACCCGGCGGTCGGCATCGTCAGCATGATCAACGGAGCACAGATCGGCTGCGTCTTCCACGCGGTGGACCGGTCGGCGGGCGACGCGGCGTGAACGGCCGGTCCGGCACCGGGCTGTGGCACGACCGGCAGTTCCTCAGGTTCTGGGCGGGTGAGGCCACGTCGCAGGTCGGTGCACAGGTGACCCAGCTGGCGCTGCCGCTGACCGCGGTACTCGCGCTGCAGGCCAGCGCCTCCGAGGTAGGTCTGCTCAACGCCGCGTCGTATGCGCCGTTCCTCCTCGTCACCCTGCTGGTCGGGGTCTGGGTGGACCGGGTCCGACGGAAGCCGTTGATGATCTACGCGAACGTCGGCCGGGCCGCCCTGGTGACCCTGGTGCCGGTGCTCGCGGCCCTCGGCCAGCTGCGGATCGAGTTCCTCTACGCCATCGCGGTGCTGGTGGGCACGCTCACAGTGGTCTTCGACGTGGCGTACCAGTCCTACCTGCCGACGCTGGTGCGCCGGGAGCACCTGGTGGAGGGCAACAGCAAGCTGCAGGGCACCAGCTCGTTGGCGCAGATCGGTGGCCCGGGCCTTTCCGGGCTACTGGTCCAGGTGGCCACCGCACCGGTCGCATTGCTGATCAACGGCATGTCCTACCTGGTCTCGGTGGCGACCCTGGTCGCCGTCCGGCGCCCCGAGCCGCCCCCGCGACGGCACCACGCACCGGTGCCGTTGCGGCGCAGCGTCGCCGAGGGGATCCAGCTGATCCTCCGCTCGCCGATTCTGCGGGCGTGCGCTCTGCAGTCCGGCCTGTACAACCTGTTCCTGATGTCGTTGCAGACGCTCTTCGTGCTGTACGCGGCCCGGGTGCTGGGCTTCGGCGCGGGCGGTATCGGAGCGCTGCTGAGCGTGGGAGCGGTCGGCTCGTTGCTCGGTTCGCTGGTGGCCCGACGGCTGACCGCGACGGTCGGGCTGGGGCGGAGCATCCTCACCTCGACCGTCCTGTGCTGTGTGGCGCCGATGCTCATTCCGCTCGCGCCGGGCGCGACACCGCTGGGGATCACGATGATCGTCGGTGGGTTCGCGATCGCCGGAGCCGGCGCCACCATGGCCAACATCCAGATCATCAGTCTCCGGCAGGCGATCACCGCCGAACGGTTGCTCGGCCGGATGAACGCCGGCTACCGCCTGATCTCCTGGGGCACTCTGCCGGTCGGCGGCGCGTTGGGTGGCTGGCTCGGCGATCTGATCGGACTGCGCCCCGCGTTGTATCTCACCGCGATCGGTTTCCTCTCGGCGGTGGTGGTGATCGCCACGTCACCGGTCCGACGGCTGGTCGACTTTCCGGCACGCGACCGGCCGACGTCCGAGTTCGCCACCGTCGACTGACCGTTCGCCGTCCCCACCCGACCGAGGTAGCCGTTGTGGACATCGACGAAGCACCAGCGAAGCCGGCGACCGTCCGAGGTCCGTCGCCACGCCGGCTGGCCGAGACGCGGCTGCGGACCGAACTGGCCGCCCACCGGGCGACCGCGTGGCGCCGGCTGCTGACGGACCGGACCGCGGTGCCCGCCTCGACCCGTACCCGGCTCGACATGACCTTCCGGTTGCGCGGCCCGGAACGGTTCGTCGCGGCGCTCGGTCAGGCGATGACCGTCGCGGACCTGCCGGACGGCCCGGACGGCGCGTTCACCCTCGGTCTACGGGTGGACGACCGCCGGCTGGCGGTCGTCTACGAGTTTCCCGGACCGGAGGTGGTTCCCGGCGGCGTCGGCCACGGCCGCGTCGGGGCGCACGGACCGGTCGGGGCCCGGTCACGGCCGACGGACGCACGCCGGCGGGCGTACCAGGATCTGGTGGCCCTGCTGACGCTGCGTGCGGTGGCCGACGCGTTCGACGCGACCCCGGGATATCTGGTCGACAGTGTCGCGTTCACCGGGTACGGACCACCGGTCGACGGCGTGCCGGGGGGCGATCCGCCGCTGCTGGTCGACGCGCTCGTCGGTCGGGACGCCTTCGCACGAATACCGCTCGACGATCCCGACCTCGACCCGGTGAGCTGTCTACCCGGCCCTGACCCGGTGAACCGGCCGCCCGGCCCCGTCACCGCGCCCGACGTCTGGTCGGGCCGCCGCTTCGCCCACTGCGGTGGGGCGTGCTGGCGGGATCCGGCCCTCGCGCCGGACCTGCTGGTCCTGCGCCCTGCCGAGTTCGGGCGACTGCTGCGCAGGTTGTTCGAGGTGACCGGGATGACCGACTGGATGCGGTTGTCGGCCTCCGACGACGAACTGCTCGCCGCCGCGATCGATCCCGATGCGGCCACCGGCGGGGTGTGCATCCTGCTGGCGGTACGGGGTCCGGTCCGGCCGGCGGCGATGGAGACGCTGTCCCGGACGCTCGACAAGTGGGTGCCGGCGCGTGGACTCATGATCAGCACCGGGCGGGTCGATCGGGCTGGGCTGCCAACCGACGACCGCATCCGGATCATCGACGGGGCCGCGCTGCGTGACCTCATCCGCCGCGAACTACGACTGGACCTGCTCAGCGGCGGTCACGACACCGGCCACCTGATCCTCGAGACCGACCGGACGGCACCGACGACCGGTCACGGAGCGGGTACCGGCGGACGAACCGGGAGCCGCCCACGGTGAGCCGGAAGAGACCCAGGTGCCGGTGCCGGTCGGCAGGTAGGCCAGACTTGGCGGCATGGCGGCTCCAGGTTTCCCGTACCAGGATCTGAAGGACTTCGTCGCGGCGCTGGAGACGGCCGGTGAGCTGCGGCGGGTCGACGTACCGGTGGATCCGACGCTGGAGATCAGCGAGGTGGTCACCCGGACCGTACGCGCCGGCGGGCCGGCGCTGCTGTTCGAGCGGCCCACCCGGGGCGAGATGCCGGTGGCGATCAGCCTGTTCGGCACCGAGCAGCGCACCGCGATGGCGCTCGGCGTGGACCGGCTCGACGAGATCGGCGACCGGATCGGGGCGATGATCAAGCCCGATCTGCCGGTCGGCTGGTCCGGCATCCGCGACGGGCTGGGCAAGGTCATGCAGCTCACCTCGCTGCCGCCGCGCAAGGTGAAGACCGCGCCCTGCCAGGAGGTCGTCTACACCGGTGCGGACGTCGACCTCAACCGGCTGCCCGGGCTGCAGGTCTGGCCCGGCGACGGCGGGATCTTCCACAACTACGGGCTGACCCACACCAAGCACCCGGAGACCGGCAAGCGCAACCTGGGCCTGTACCGGCTGCAGCAGCACTCGCCCACCACGCTCGGGATGCACTGGCAGATCCACAAGGACTCCACCGCCCACCACGCGGTCGCCGAGCGGCGCGGCGAGCGGCTTCCGGTCGCGGTGGCGATCGGCTGCGACCCGGTGGTCAGCTACTCAGCGTCGGCACCACTGCCCGGCGATATCGACGAATACCTGTTCGCCGGGTTCCTGCGCGGCCAGCGGGTCGAGATGGTCGACTGCAAGACCGTACCGTTGCAGGTGCCGGCGCACGCCCAGATCGTGCTGGAGGGCTACCTGGAACCGGGCGAGCGGCTGCCCGAGGGCCCGTTCGGCGACCACACCGGCTTCTACACCCCGGTCGAACCGTTCCCGGTGCTGCACATCGAGTGCATGACCATGCAGCGCGACCCGGTCTACCACTCGATCATCACCTCGAAG
Proteins encoded:
- a CDS encoding biotin carboxylase — encoded protein: MPSREPPARPGRHVVILHRWRGQHARYADYLDHTTNKVSYVVAPHAVSSVPTGAAEVVVVPATDDPAAVREAVAGLTARHGVPDRLVALNEGDLDSAALLRAEFDLPGDRPEQLVGYRDKLLMGQRMQRTGIPVPPFADAPDLAAVRAFADRHGWPVVVKPRFGTASRGVQRLDGPAALTTPTPIGEEPYLVQRFVADQILHIDGLWQGDRLGVWRASRYLNTCAAFTTGAYLGSVEIDDHRLLAEIERFTTEVCAGFSDRPWVFHLEAFVATRPGGQVTLSFLEAGARVGGAEIPFVWREVHGVDLMAAAMDVQLGRVPAVPVSDRGEVGGYLLLPTPVPAPCRVTVAGWQDDLPDGARPYAEVVPGPGTVIPRIGGYEHVGARFRFRGPSTGDVESAIRTAATAYQLACVAVGD
- a CDS encoding ATP-grasp domain-containing protein, whose amino-acid sequence is MTIDSPRLILVGSRLAAYREYALASLATAYEVVLIAPEAPTWQAKYVKTHRIADTTDRAKLFPSVADLRGEVSEAAIVTWDEWSLVPVAEAASRLGMRHMSPTAARRCRDKYAVREAMSAAGLSAVRYGLARDADEAHAVAESIGYPVVVKPRSLGGSFGVTVVSGAAGLATAYQLATTSRLPGVPGGDGVLVEEYLNGPEISVESVVVDGDARPVLVARKRLGAPPYFEELGHLVDRWRDEPWAAEVVELVRAAHRAVGVDWGVTHTEIRLTTRGARLIELNGRLAGDLIPYLGQLACGVDLVSAAAEIAFERIPSLVTTADRVAEIRFLPPAHAGTVERIELPDPRRIPDLVAAVALASPGDRLEPPPRTLTPRTAAFVAVADDESACRRALDHAEAATTVRLTAALETRLGAHWENSVTRRFLDHERGEDRMTVAGVRGDEWFRYGAGGGEGLNRPVFLTAGEVRTLERDLAGLFELVAGLPDRLFDGDLREFARAVGMSEVQTRLVLRGAGPRLAPLARADLYRQSDGFRLMELNTGSSLGGWQMGIFGRALAADEQFARFVEAEGLTFPDPLAEIVRVLRAQAPHLDRIERPLLAITDWPEGFEKTKCWMDFVVPGFVELGFDAVVCHLDQFRYADGMVLFDDRRVDVVYRMFLPGEMPAEQRTYDRVEPLLDAAERGTVQLFAALDSELYGNKGSLALLSDERNRDRFTAEELALVDRLLPWTRFVRDEKVTWQDQTVDLVPHMLANRDHLVLKPTLLYGGVGVTPGWTVSQDEWERRVRAAVDEPYVVQDRVLPVTERFRADDGDGFQLMAVAYGVMLIGSRYAGTLARAVPDPAVGIVSMINGAQIGCVFHAVDRSAGDAA
- a CDS encoding MFS transporter yields the protein MNGRSGTGLWHDRQFLRFWAGEATSQVGAQVTQLALPLTAVLALQASASEVGLLNAASYAPFLLVTLLVGVWVDRVRRKPLMIYANVGRAALVTLVPVLAALGQLRIEFLYAIAVLVGTLTVVFDVAYQSYLPTLVRREHLVEGNSKLQGTSSLAQIGGPGLSGLLVQVATAPVALLINGMSYLVSVATLVAVRRPEPPPRRHHAPVPLRRSVAEGIQLILRSPILRACALQSGLYNLFLMSLQTLFVLYAARVLGFGAGGIGALLSVGAVGSLLGSLVARRLTATVGLGRSILTSTVLCCVAPMLIPLAPGATPLGITMIVGGFAIAGAGATMANIQIISLRQAITAERLLGRMNAGYRLISWGTLPVGGALGGWLGDLIGLRPALYLTAIGFLSAVVVIATSPVRRLVDFPARDRPTSEFATVD
- a CDS encoding menaquinone biosynthesis decarboxylase codes for the protein MAAPGFPYQDLKDFVAALETAGELRRVDVPVDPTLEISEVVTRTVRAGGPALLFERPTRGEMPVAISLFGTEQRTAMALGVDRLDEIGDRIGAMIKPDLPVGWSGIRDGLGKVMQLTSLPPRKVKTAPCQEVVYTGADVDLNRLPGLQVWPGDGGIFHNYGLTHTKHPETGKRNLGLYRLQQHSPTTLGMHWQIHKDSTAHHAVAERRGERLPVAVAIGCDPVVSYSASAPLPGDIDEYLFAGFLRGQRVEMVDCKTVPLQVPAHAQIVLEGYLEPGERLPEGPFGDHTGFYTPVEPFPVLHIECMTMQRDPVYHSIITSKPPQEDHGLGKATERIFLPLLRMLIPDIVDYDLPAAGVFHNCVIVSIRKRYPKHAQKIMSAIWGAHLLSLSKLIVVVDDDCDVHDYHEVAFRAFGNVDYARDLLLTEGPVDHLDHSSYQQFWGGKAGVDATRKLPTEGYTRGWPQEMIMSPEIVSLVDKRWREYGIS